The following proteins are encoded in a genomic region of Mycolicibacterium confluentis:
- a CDS encoding sigma-70 family RNA polymerase sigma factor, producing the protein MTIPGERLDAVVAQAVAGDRDALREVLETIRPIVVRYCRARVGTAERSGLSADDVAQEVCLAAMMALPRYQDQGRPFLAFVYGIAAHKVADAHRAAARNRAEPTDSVPERYSLESGPEQMAINVDAGERMNALLQVLPEKQREILILRVVVGLSAEETAEAVGSTAGAVRVAQHRALAKLKTQITATGYDYA; encoded by the coding sequence ATGACAATTCCAGGAGAACGTCTCGACGCTGTCGTTGCTCAGGCAGTGGCTGGCGATCGTGATGCGCTCCGGGAAGTGCTGGAGACCATCCGCCCGATCGTGGTTCGGTATTGCCGGGCTCGTGTCGGAACCGCGGAGCGCAGTGGCCTCTCAGCTGACGACGTCGCACAGGAGGTGTGCTTGGCCGCCATGATGGCGCTGCCGCGCTACCAGGATCAGGGACGACCGTTCCTGGCATTCGTGTACGGCATCGCTGCCCACAAGGTTGCTGACGCGCATCGCGCGGCGGCCCGTAATCGTGCGGAACCCACGGACTCCGTGCCGGAGCGGTACTCCCTGGAGAGCGGGCCCGAGCAGATGGCGATCAACGTCGACGCGGGGGAGCGCATGAATGCGCTGCTGCAGGTGCTGCCCGAGAAGCAGCGCGAGATCCTGATCCTGCGCGTCGTGGTCGGCCTGTCCGCCGAGGAGACGGCGGAGGCCGTCGGCAGTACCGCAGGAGCCGTTCGGGTCGCCCAGCACCGTGCATTGGCGAAGCTGAAAACGCAGATCACGGCGACGGGGTACGACTATGCCTGA
- a CDS encoding WhiB family transcriptional regulator encodes MPQPQQLPGPNADIWDWQMQGMCRGVESSMFFHPDGERGRARAQREMRAKEMCRRCPVIAQCRSHALAVGEPYGIWGGLSESERELLLKRGIRRSA; translated from the coding sequence ATGCCGCAGCCGCAGCAACTACCCGGGCCCAATGCTGACATCTGGGATTGGCAGATGCAGGGCATGTGCCGGGGTGTCGAATCCTCGATGTTCTTCCATCCGGACGGCGAGCGTGGCCGGGCCCGTGCGCAGCGTGAGATGCGCGCCAAGGAGATGTGCCGGCGCTGCCCGGTGATCGCCCAGTGCCGTTCGCACGCGCTGGCCGTCGGAGAGCCCTACGGAATCTGGGGCGGGTTGTCCGAGTCCGAGCGCGAGCTGCTGCTCAAGCGCGGCATCCGCCGCAGCGCCTGA